From the Juglans microcarpa x Juglans regia isolate MS1-56 chromosome 3D, Jm3101_v1.0, whole genome shotgun sequence genome, the window GCTCCATAACACGCCACAAATTTAGCTTGCATAGTAGAAGATGCCACTAGAGTTTGCTTAACACTTTTCCAATAAATAGCACCCCCAGCCAGCATAAAAATATAACCTAATGTCGATTTCAAATCATCTTGACATCCAGCAAAATCAAAATCTGAGTAGCCTACCACCTCAAGGTGATTTGAACGCTAGAAAGTGAGCATGTAACCTTCAGCTTTCTTCAAGTATCTCATAACTTTCTTTGTTGCTTTCCAATACTCGTGCCCTGGATTCAACTGAAACCTACTAAGAACACTAACTGCATAGGCAATACCTGGTCTATTGCAAACTTGAGCATACATCAAACTCCCCACAGCACTAGCATATGGTATGTTCTTTACAGATTCCCTTTCGAGCTTATTCCTAGGACATTGAGTTTTGTTAAACTTATCTCCTTTTATGATGGGTACATCACCAGGTACACACTTTTACATTTCAAACCTTTGTAGTACACGCCGTCTATAAGCTTTCTGAGAAAGTCCCAACAAACCACGAGCTCTATCACGACATATTTCAATGCCAAGCACAAAAGAGCTTCTCCAAgatctttcatctcaaaattagtcgataacattttttttgtttcatgaaGTAATCTTAAGTCAGTGCTAGCAAGcaaaatgtcatctacatacgaaataagaaaaataaagtttcttcCACTAGTCTTGCAATATATACACTAGTCAACtgtattttcaacaaaatcaagtGAAGTTACAGCCtcatcaaattcaaataccACTTTCGAGATGCTTGCTTTAGGCAATATAAggatttatttaatttacataccaagttttcttttcccttcacAATAAAACCTTTAGGTTGTCTCATATAAACCTCTTCATAAAGATCTTCATTCAAAAATGTTGCATTTACATCCATCTAGTGAAACTTCAAATCATAGTGTACCACAAGTGACATGATAATTCTAAAAGAATCCTTAGACAAAActggtgaaaatgtttcattataGTCAATGCATTCTCATTGAGTGAACCCTTTTGCAATTAATCTTGCATTCTTTCATTCAATATTCTCTTTTGAGTCtaatttacttttgaaaatccATTTGTTGTCTATGGCCTTAGCATCTTGAGGAAGTTCAACATGTTCCCAGACTCGATTATTTCCCAttgaattcatttcatcttccatGGCACTTAACCATTTATCTGACTCAGGACATGTCAAGGCTTGCTTAAAAGTATCAGGATCAACTATATgcccaatattaaaatcactatcTAACAAATAGACAATGTAATCATTAGGCAATGTAGACATTCTTTCCATTTGAGATCTTCTGACATATGGCTCAGAAACTGACTCAATCACTATTGGAATTTCTTCTTGTCCAAGTTCTTAACTAACAATTTCAATTGGCAGAGAATAACTATTTCCTGTACAACAGGAACTGGAACAACAACTGGATTAGGTTCAACAAAAAGTTCATTCAATACAGAACTCTCACTGTCACCAACATCATTCTCCAAAAACATTGCAGTAATGGACTCAACAATTCCGGTGCCACAATTAGGAGAATAGAACTTATATCCTTTTGATCTATCTGGGTACCTAATAAAATAACTAGAAGTAAATTTTGAGTCTAATTTCTTTTCAAGAGGATTATAAATCTTAACCTCAGCTGGACATTCCCAAACTCTAAAATGAGCCAAACTTGGCTTACGGCCTGTTCACAattcaaaatgagtttttgaaaTAGCTTTATTGGGAAACCTATTTAAAATGTACGTAGCAGTATTCAAAGTTTCAACCCATAAATATTCTGGCAAATTTGTTCTGCTCATCATACTCCTAACCATATCCTTTAGAGTCCAATTTCATCTTTCAGAAACACCATTTTGGTCGGGTGTCCCTGGCATGGTGTATTGAGGCACTATTCCATACCCtagtaaaaattttgtaaaatcgcCCATGTTTTGACTTGACTCATCATACTTCCCATAATACTCACCACCACGGTCAGATCTTATAACTTTAATACTTTTCCACATTGATTCTCTACTTCCATTTTGAATATCTTAAATTTCTAAAGAGTAAGGGATTTATCATTAATCAGGTAAACATATACATagcgtgagaaatcatcaataaaagttatgAAGTACTTATTTCCACATATGGTAGAAGGTAAAGGTCCAGTAATGTCGGTATGTATTAAGTTCAAAATATCGTCGCTCCTAATAGAACCCTTTCTTGTGGATTTAGTCAGCTTTCTTCTTATACAGTCCACACAAGtgttaaaatctgaaaagaGAGGGAAGTATCTTAACTTTTACCAATCTCTCCATTATTTCCTTTGAAATGTGTCCTAACCTCTTGTGCCACTACATAAAAGATGATTCACGAATTAAAGACATTTTCTTCGCTATATTGGTAACATAAGAGACTTCACCAAAAGAAGTCAAAGACATTCTATATAAACCATCacataaaaaaacatttctaaCCAAATGagaatcataaaataatttaacttttccattaccaaacttaaaagaaaaatcaaaatcatcaaGTTTTGATATAGAAATCAAATTCCGTCTTATTGTCGGTACAAAAACTGTGTTctccaaaacaagagaaaaaccagACTCTAAATATAACTTTACTATTCCTATAAACTCGACCTTCACTTAAACTCTATTTCTAACGCAGAAGCTCACTTCACTCTCACTTGGCCTCCATTTGCTTATGAACCCCTACAAGGAATTCACAATATGAATACTTGTACCTGAGTCTATCCACCAAGAATTTAAAGGCACGTCTATTAAAGAAGACTCAAGACAAACTAAGGTCAATGAGGTACCTGccgagttcttcttcttctccaaccaaGCCTTAAACTTAAAACAATCATTTTGCCAATGACCATTCtttttacaaaacttacattgatcatttttctttatagtttCTTTAGGATCACCAGAAGTCTGACCTCTAAACCTTTTATTGTGCTGATTGTAGTGTGACTTATTGCCTTTATGGAACTTAGACTAATGATTGTGAGAAGACCCATTGTTTTATTGTGGCTGAAAAGTCAATTGCACAGTTTCAACAGTCTCACGACGCATCCTATACTCCTCTTGGACACATATTActattaaatcatttaaatcttatttatctCACTAAGCATTATAAGCAACTTTTAGCTAATTAAATTGGCCAGGAAGAATATTAAGAACATAATAAACCAGAAAATGCTCGATAATGGAAATTTTGAGGGCTTCTAGTTCAAAGgatatatgtatcattttcaTAATGTACTCCCTAACTCTACTTGAACCATCATATTTCATACTCATCAGTCTGTCCATCAGGTTTCCAGTTTCAGGTTTATCGGATTCAACAAACCTTTATCCTATAGCATCCAAAAATTTTTTAGCTTTGTCATTGTCCGGAATAGCTCCCATAATTGAATCTGATATAGAACGTTTGATGATCTTTAAACAAAGCCTGTTTGTCCTATCCCACTTTTGATACTCATCCACATATTCGGCAGTGCTCTTACCAGTAAGTGTTGAAGGCTGCTCCTCCAGGGCAAAATCCAATCTCAAAAGACCAAGTGCTATTTCTACATCTCGTTTCCATCTCACATAATTATTCCCAGTCAAGGTTTCAATAGTAGATAATTGACTTGAAAGAGATGAGGCACTCAATACTGTGGAAACATGAAATAAtacattttatgtaattatcATCCAAACATAATGCATGCAGTCAATGGATAATAACAGATCTATCTAATTAATATGGGCTATTAATTAGACAGTCCGTAATTAAGCTCAAAACTATATGAGCTTCATACCGTAAGAGCCTTGTTGCATCATTGTAAAGTTACATTTGAGCTGACTAAACAACATGCTATAAGGTACTCTTAAAACATATCATAAAGCTAATTAgtaaaatcacatcagtttcGAAATACCATCACCTTTAGGCAGAAGGAAATTTCTAGACTAATGCAATCTCATTAACTACTTCtcctcattttctaaaatatcacACGCAATAACACCTTTGAGAAAGATATTATGtgcaataaattagaaaacaaagatatcttttttttaaaaaaataacaatatcaaTGAGTGTGCCACTTTGGCGGCTACcactgtaacaccccacttaattaacccttaattaatcattaagtactctagattagaCTTTTAATTATcagttaatcactttcattaaggtttATAATGGAattagcattaatgttggtacttagtaTTAATGAGttaaggattagagaggcaagcccattagtaattttggtgaggctttttaggacccaagtgcattcatgggcccagcccaagaaaaccttgaaccaagcccttaggaaaATCAAGGCTAGTtttggcccaagtataggaaggcataaggcctttggtgTAGATTGAACCCTTGGCCATTTTTAAGCCCATACGTCCCAAAGtcatgtttggactcatttcaCCATTCAAAAACCAAAAGTCTAACACACCATACTATTGATTTCCTTAAgtccaaatcacactcaaagtacccaagttaaattttgaaaattggctaaggaCATTAActatcatacttgaggttagtgcactttaagccatactttgaagcttaatcatgcttaatcttttcttaaaatttttaattcaaattttcttggatTAATAAtcccttaaaccatgattagaACATGTTAATACCTTAGCTAAACCATCCCACATGTCactaagaaaaatgacataacaaacCCAAATCATGCTTCAATcagttttgtgcattgccctttgtaatgcttggattgttttgcccttggcccaacatttttgtactttttcctcaagggtaatatgatCCTTAAACATCTCATGAGACCCTCCTAAACTCAGTTTGATCCTTGGACAAAATTGGTTgtatcaaccaactcaaagaaccaaatcAGGTGCACCTTGGTCCAGTTTGTGTAGGAAgcgtttggattgaaattgaACCAGTctcctgccatggtttgcaccaccaccacacgccacctccttctccaccaatCAACAAGAAGTCCCATGaacatcatgaaggattttgactcattttgattgcccaaaaaatccaaaaccgaactgattttctgccaccacaaaaccacctccatccacctgttttcaaggatggtttgagggatcttctaccacccaaatgatgccccacgacctggAGTCATCTACAGGACCCTTGCAGCTACAATGGAGAtgaaatgatggtggtttagggtACTATTCCATTTtgcacaagtgacctaagctcatgcaa encodes:
- the LOC121255048 gene encoding uncharacterized protein LOC121255048; this translates as MSTLPNDYIVYLLDSDFNIGHIVDPDTFKQALTCPESDKWLSAMEDEMNSMGNNRVWEHVELPQDAKAIDNKWIFKNLYEEVYMRQPKGFIVKGKENLCVPGDVPIIKGDKFNKTQCPRNKLERESVKNIPYASAVGSLMYAQVCNRPGIAYAVSVLSRFQLNPGHEYWKATKKVMRYLKKAEGYMLTF